A genomic region of Raphanus sativus cultivar WK10039 chromosome 6, ASM80110v3, whole genome shotgun sequence contains the following coding sequences:
- the LOC108806638 gene encoding WRKY transcription factor 23-like has translation MEFTSFHQASLQSIWDFGEAETDSLGFMELLGSQNHSLLLETLQPQTQPFEKMSSSELTILQAPPSKATADNHVTSKVESLCSDINPPATPNSSSISSASSEAVNEEKSKREEDEEHQQKKSDTNKQLKPKKNSQKRQREARVAFMTKSEVDHLEDGYRWRKYGQKAVKNSPFPRSYYRCTTASCNVKKRVERSFRDPSTVVTTYEGQHTHISPLTSRPISSGGFFFGSSGVASNLGNFGFPKESSTLMYPQFQQLVHFNQQQQQQELVRCFGGVGEYVTRHADAYGDDERVKKSRGLVKDNGLLQDVVPSHMLKEE, from the exons atGGAGTTTACGAGTTTTCATCAGGCGTCGTTGCAAAGCATTTGGGATTTTGGAGAGGCGGAGACGGATTCGTTAGGGTTTATGGAGTTACTAGGTTCTCAGAACCATTCATTACTTCTTGAAACGCTCCAACCGCAAACGCAACCGTTTGAGAAAATGTCTTCTTCTGAATTAACTATTCTTCAAGCCCCACCCTCAAAAGCGACTGCTGATAATCATGTGACATCAAAAGTGGAATCCTTGTGTTCGGATATAAATCCACCGGCGACACCAAACTCCTCGTCGATTTCTTCCGCGTCAAGCGAGGCTGTAAACGAAGAGAAATCGAAAAGAGAAGAGGATGAGGAACATCAACAGAAAAAGAGTGATACCAATAAACA GTTGAAACCAAAGAAGAATAGTcagaagagacagagagaggcAAGAGTAGCCTTCATGACAAAGAGTGAGGTTGATCATCTCGAAGATGGTTATCGCTGGAGAAAATATGGTCAAAAAGCTGTAAAAAATAGTCCTTTTCCCAG GAGTTACTACCGTTGCACAACGGCCTCATGTAACGTGAAGAAGAGAGTCGAGAGATCATTCAGAGATCCAAGCACAGTGGTTACAACCTACGAAGGTCAACACACACACATTAGCCCACTCACGTCTCGTCCAATTTCCTCCGGAGGCTTCTTTTTCGGGTCATCAGGTGTTGCTTCGAATCTCGGTAACTTTGGGTTTCCAAAGGAGAGCTCAACACTGATGTATCCTCAATTCCAACAGCTTGTCCATTTCAaccaacaacagcaacaacaagaaCTGGTGCGTTGTTTTGGAGGAGTTGGCGAGTACGTTACTAGACACGCCGATGCATATGGTGATGATGAACGTGTGAAGAAGAGTCGAGGTTTGGTCAAAGATAATGGACTTCTTCAAGATGTTGTCCCATCTCATATGTTGAAGGAAGAGTAG
- the LOC108809968 gene encoding transcription factor UPBEAT1 encodes MGVTLEGQRKESVLVLMRRQRARRALAKKIMIRPKKSLEASRRPCRAIHKRVKMLKELVPDTKSSEGLDGLFRQTADYILALEMKVRVMQTMVQVLTETDCV; translated from the coding sequence ATGGGAGTAACATTAGAAGGTCAAAGAAAGGAATCAGTTTTggtgttgatgagaagacaaaGAGCACGAAGGGCCCTTGCGAAGAAGATCATGATCAGACCGAAAAAGAGTCTAGAGGCTTCTAGAAGACCGTGTCGTGCGATTCATAAACGAGTCAAGATGCTGAAAGAGCTTGTTCCAGACACCAAATCGTCAGAAGGTTTGGATGGACTATTTAGACAAACGGCGGATTATATTTTAGCTTTGGAAATGAAAGTGAGAGTCATGCAAACAATGGTTCAGGTTTTGACCGAAACTGATTGTGTGTAA